ATGAGAAACGATGAGAGAGTTGAGATATTATAGAATTAAGGAGGGAACTATTAGAGCCTGTGAGaattatatcatcaacatatactaAAACATAGAATATGTCTTGACCACGACGCAGAATAAATAAAGAGGAGTCTGAGATAGAGTTGCGAAAACCAAGGCTTAAAAGATAGGTTTTTAGCTCATTGTACCAGGCTCGGGGAGATTGTTTGAGACCGTATATAGGTTTACGTAATTTACATACGTAGGTAGGATGTGTAGAATCAACAAATTCAGGGGGTTGGATCATGTAAACATCTTCTTTGAGGGTGCCTTGGAGAAAAGCATTATTAATATCTACTTGCCGGAGAGGCCAATTTTGAGTCACAGCAAGTGAAAGCACAGTTCTTACAGTTGCGGGTTTGACAACAGGGCTAAAGGTTTCTGTATAGTCAAGAGCAGGGCGTTGATGAAACCCCTTAGCTACTATACGAGCCTTGTGTCGCTCAATCGAACCATCAGGATTATATTTGGTACGATAAACCCATTTACAACCGATGAGATTTTGTGTAGGAGATGGAGGGACTAAATCCCAAGTATTATTTTTGAGTAGTGCATCAAACTCAACTTGCATGACATTCCTCCATAGAGGATTACGAAGAGCTTGACTGATATTAGTGGGTTCTTGTGAAGTATCTTGGATGGTAGCAGTGAGATTGAGTTTATTTATGGGTTTGCGGATTCCATTTTGTAATCTAGTGGTATAAGCAGGTGGAGGAGGGGGTGGGGGTGGAGTAGTTTGAGTAGAACTAGTAGAAGATGAAGTTGAGTGAGGCGAGAGGGATGGAGATGGTGAAGGTGATGTCAAAGGTGTATCGTCATCAACATTAGCGGATTCATTAGGAGAAGAAGTGTTTGTGAGTGTTTGGGGTAATAAGGAAAGTGAGATTGCGCACCAGTGATCAATATTTTCTGTAGTGGGTGAAGAGTAAGATATGTTTAATGAGGCAAACGGAAATTTCTGTTCCACAAACTTAACATGGCGAGACACATATATTTTATTTGTGTTTGGATTTAAACAAAAATAAGCACTTTGGGTAATTGAGTACCCAACAAATACACATGGAATAGATCGTGGATCAAGTTTATTAGAAGTATATGGACGCAACCATGGATAACAAAGACACCCAAAACTTCGTAGTTTTTGATAATTTGGTGGATGGCCATATATTTTATGAAATGGAGATGTGTAGTGGAGAGTAGAAGTAGACATTCTATTTATACGGTACACCGCAGTATTAAAGGCTAGTGTCCAATATTTTCGAGGCATGGAAGCATGAGATAGAAGTGAGAGACTCGTCTCGACAATATGACGATGACGTCTTTCAGAATAACCATTGTGTTCAGGGGTGTGTGGAGGCGAAGTAAGATGAGTAATACCAGAAGCATCAAAAAGAGGATCAAGACCTTTATATTCACCCCCGTTGTCACTGAAAATGGTAATAATTGACttttgaaaaaatttctccactttTAATTTAAATTGAATGAAAATTTCCTTAGcttcagatttttttttgagGGGATAGTACCACATATATTTGGTAAAGTGATCAACAAAAAGAATATCGTACTTGTAGCCATCATATGAGAGAGTGGGTGAGGTCCAAACATCAGTATAAATAACATCAAGAGGGCCATTAGAGGAAATAAAGTTTTGATAAAATGGCATCTTATGACTTTTATTACAATCACAAGAATTACAATGAAAACCAGTACATTTAGGAATGAAGAGATTGAAATTTGAACTGATGAACTGTAAAATAGCATGCGATGGATGGCCTAAACGATGATGCCAATTATTGGTGGAGAGAGAGCTAGTGGAAGTGTGAATGGCATGTGAGGATGGATACCATTCATAGATGCCAGATTTAGTTGGTCCGCGGAGAAGCGATACTCCTGTCCGAAGATCCTTCACATGAAAAGAATTAGGTAAAAAAGTAATCGATGAGTTATTATCACGACAAAATTTAGATATGGAGATTATGTTACGAGATACAGAGGGAACATGAAGAATATGTTTAAGATGAAAATTAGAAGAGGGAGTTAAAAAAGATGTAGAACCAGTATTGGCTATGGCTAAGCCTGAACCATCTCCGATGATGAGTTCTTCAGTACCATCATAGGGAGAGTGAAGAACAAGATTGTCAAGATCATTTGTCACATGGTGTGTCGCCCCGCTACCAAGTAACCAACCATTTTGAGAATTGTTTGAAGATGTTGCAGCATATGCTCGAGGGTGATGGGAGGGCTGATATGACTTGGATGCGAATCGATTTTGTGGTGGTGGTTGTATAGATGATGCATTAAACTGATTTGTAGGTGGGATTACATTAGGAAATTGTTATCGAAAAATGGGACAATGAGTAACATAATGTCCTTGAGCACGACACCATTGACAACATCCGTTGTAGGGACGAGAAGCACGAATCGGAGATAGTGGGGATTGTGTGGGAGTAGGGAGAATGCCGTTGGAATTATGAGCAGAATGGTTTGGACGATTATTCTTGAAAGTGTTCTTGGCAGCATAGTTGACAGTAGCAGGAAAAGGATTTACCGAGGAAACTTTATGTTTGATAGAGAGTTCTCGATTAATGAGTTTTTCATGTAATTCATCAAATGAGATGGGAGTATTACGGCTATAAACAGCATTGACAATATTTTCGTAATCTGGATCATTTAGCTGTTCTAGAATTCTATCCACAATATCATCAGACTCCAAGGGACGACCAAGAGAGGCAAGCTGGTCTGCACAATTTTTAAATTCCTGCATATATTCAGTTATTGACTTGTTTCTTTTGGTGATGTTGCGAAGGCGTTCCTTAATTTGTTTGAGATGTCCTTTAGACGGGTTAGCATAAGTTTTTGCAAGAGTTTGCCATGCCTCATGGGTGGTATGACATTGAGAGATGAGAGGGACAAGAGATGGTGATAAAGTTCCAACAAGAGCTCCAAGAATAAGTTTGTCTTGACGAAACCATGTTGTATAAGCAGGGTTTGGGGATGAGGTTTGGTCATTGGTGACTGTTTTGGGAGGTGCAGGAAAAGAGCCATCGATGAATTTGTATAAATCATATCCAAGAAGTGTTGCCTCTAGTTGAGTTTTCCATGAGATATAGTTAGTGGATGTGAGTTTGATTATGTGATGAAGAGAAATGAGGATGAAGGGTTTTGTAGGATCAGAATTGTTGGGAATAGTGGATTGGGAATCGGTAGAAGCCATTGATAGTATAGAAGAGAAGAAGCAGATGAAAAAAAAATGGATCTAGACTCTGATACCATATAAGAGAAGAAGGAAAATTATATTTCTTTCTGTAGTACCACTATAAGGATTTATACAAATGTATAATATCAGTTACATATCAATCATAGCAGCAATTCTAGCCTAGTTAATAATCTGTATatttgaattaaaactataatCATAACTGTACATGTAATATTTGACTAATCCCTTCATTGTAATTGTATTAAAGATGTGCAACCATGATTTTAGCCATTACTTGAATTATGTGTGGGATTATCTTTAACAGTAAAAAAGATCGAAATCAAAAACTGAATTCGGTCCAGGACAAAGTCTGTTAAACCCGATTTCGAAGAAGTCAAGCTCCATCCTTGAATCTTaaccaaaattcatattttcGTCGAAATAAGATCAAcagaaattttcaaaaaataaaaatttaagcTTATATTTTGAAGAATCCggataaattataaatttttaaaattttttatatCAATTTGCTTTAGTTAATAAAATACTCCAAAATCAATGTCAGGATTAATTTCCTACCTGCACAGCACAAAATCTATTTTTACTTGGGACCGACGACCGAGTATGTGAAATCATGAATGCAGAAGCATTCATAATAAATTCAAAGATCCAGTAGATATACGTCATGCCCCACTCAACACCGGCATTCATAAATAATTACCCCCTTGATTCGACACTTACTTTACATTTGCCCCCCTCAAAATTCACTGTGTGTAAGAATCAAGATGTCACAACTGTCTCAAGTTTTACTATAGGAACCGGGAGTGGGAAGCAGTGTAAGTGAgattaaataattgatgaaacaAAAATGAAACAAAAGTAGATACTCCTCCGTTTCATTTTATATATCGTATGACTTTTCTGCACACATCTCAAGATGTATTGAACGCATagtaaaaattattatttttaaaattttcttttagtaaataaaaatttaagttatatatttttattcaaaaaaaaaaattttaaaaattattattataactaTTCAGTCAAAGTACTTAGAAATGAGTGTAAAAAAATCAAAAGATTATTAAAAAGAAACGGAGGGAGTATTAGTTTAGTGGCGGATGAGATTGGTCCGCTCATACGTTCCTCCATTGGGGAATCGGGGTAGTTTGGATTGTAAAATTTTGGAATCAGGTAAGGTTTCAGTTTTTAACCATTTCAATCTCATATATGATATTTGGttcaaaataaaaattatatcCATATTTCAAACCCCTAAAGTATGGGTTTTCATACCCAACTGGAGAGGTGTGTATGAGGGAGTTGTGTGGTATCAACTTTAATTCtactattttaattttttttaagcaattaaatataaatatttaatacaaatataaatttaggaaacaaaaatatatcaaataataataaaatttatatatttaatgaaattaaaattattgacttcaaatattttaataaaatatttattacaTCAGTTAACCAAACACATGATATCAAATATGATACATGATTCCCATACCACACTCTAACCTGATTCCCGATACCACATCTTGAACCAAATCGTTTGGTAAACTCATACCTGATTTCAGAATTTGGCGAATCAAACAATTAAGAGATATTAGTAGAtaagtatttttttaaaataatttttttattattaatatttttgaaaatatatgaaagtgtcccaaaaataaaaatacatgtTCACATATGCTatgcaataaataaataattcCTCCATCTCAAAGTACAAGACTTATATTCGGAAGGAGTATATAATAGAGTAATAAATATAGCATGAGTGCAACTACTAGTCTACGAGTTAAGTCCTTACGAGTTAAGTCCTATGTAGTCTCATTTTTTTATGGAATCACGTAGTCTACTTACGTTCTGTAATTAAAATATTAAGTAAAATATTGTAATTAAAATATTAAGTAAAATATTGCACAACATATTTTTTGAATAATCTTTCATAATATCACTATTTTAATGAAAATTATGCAAAACACTTACGGTTTATTTGAGTAGAAAATTGCAAATACATTAGTTTACAAAACATGTTTAATTTGCTATACATTTATCTTTACATTAAATATATGAAATTTGCAAGATTTTCATTtgaataataatatatatataaaatgattcGCGAAATAATATGTTTCGCAATAATTTACGTAATATTTTAATTGCAGAATCTGATTAACTCTAGGACTTCACAACAAAGGATTCCATAGAACTTTCATCACTGGTCTACAAGTATCAACATCGAAAAAGGATTATTTATGACGCTTCCTTCCGACAACAGAAGCCATGCAAAATTTACTACAAACTCTCATAATGCACAACTGATCTCACCGATCACCATAGATAAATATAGATTTGATATATCCTGGAGAATCTAGCTATGATTGTCTGTGACCCTTGTACATGTTTACACACGCTTTCAGTACTGGTTAAGAGTTTACTCACAAATCATAGATCCCACAGCAAGACACTAGTACTTGAGAAATCATCTCTTCTTTGCTTGTAAGTTTTTAAAACCCTTCCGCTAGCTAAAGTTCTTCACATAGTGGGTGATTCGGTGGTTGAGTGAAATTATTGTTGTTAGTCCCTGATATACCTATTTTCTGCTTCCAATTTCCCATAGATCTAGGCCAGGTCCAGGCCATATGTTCTTGTATAAACATAATTATCCAACCACATTGCACTTTGGTGTGCATAAACACATTACATTAGCATTTTAATCAACCCATCATTTTAAACAATTAAGAAAAATTGGACTGCTTATATTATAATCTTAGGGGCCGGTTAGATATGCTTACACCGGCAATCGATGGATGTAACCATTAGTTTGCGGAAGATTTCAGCTGATAGAGTATACATAGAAAATTGTTGTGAATGTAGGGAGTCACGTCATTCTATCCGCGCTTAATTTTGGAGCTTTGACTTTATTGTATTTGTGTTTTTTTCGGAACTTGTCAATAATCGCTGGACGTGGATCAGCACCCATTATGTAGGAGTCGGTAATATTAAAGGAAGGTAAAACTATAAATAGAATGGACCCGCAGTGTGATAGTTTTATCTATATCAGCTGTACTTGTACTATAAATTGCTTACTTCCCGATCTACACATAACTACTACCTCTTCTATCCCCCCTGAATTTAAACATTTCAGAGTTGTCATACACACTGATCTTTCCTAGACTTCATAACTCATAAGCTAGTTTTATTAACATTGTTCTGTATCAGTTTCTGCATTATGGCGTTCTTGTTTCTGCCACTAGTTTTCTTTACACTTGCTAGTATTATTTATGTGCCTTACTCAAGCACTGCAGCAGGTGGCAACTGGCCACCTTCCCCCGGCTATTGGCCAAGCTCCAAAGTCAGGTCTATGCGATTTTATCAAGGTTATCGAAATCTCTGGGGACCATCCCATCAGAAAGTGGACAATAGTGCACTTACTATATGGCTTGACACTACTTCAGGTTATTCCTTCTTCCTTCGTGATCATGTATAACAATTATGTACATTTGTTTTGATGTATGTTTAATAAATCCGATGAGGTCCTGAAGTCGTGGCAAGAGGTCCTGTTTATGATATGTCACATGTTCAGTTCCCCTCTTGTCGTTTGTAATTTGTACTTGTGACTAAAAAaagtaattaaataagtaatttattCAGCTTAAGAAGGTGGTATGTCTTGTATTTCTTGAATCTGATCCTCGATCATCATGTATTATGATAACTTATATGTGATCGTAATATGTACAGGTAGTGGATTTAAGTCTATGCGGCCCTTTAGATCCGGGTACTTTGGCACCTCCATCAAGCTCCAACCAGGCTATACTGCAGGAGTCATAACAGCCTTCTACGTGAGTTTGTTCATGTATTCATTTTATGCGTCTGACAGTATTTAACTTGATATTATATATAACATTGTGTTAAAATGTATATTTGTGATTAGGGTTGAATATTTAAGGATGTTTCTGATACGTCATAAACTCATGTGTCTGCAGCTCTCTAACAGCGAAGCTCACCCGGGGTTCCACGATGAGGTGGATATCGAATTCCTGGGGACAACGTTCGGAAAACCTTATACACTACAAACAAATGTTTATATTAGAGGAAGTGGAGATGGCAAGATAATAGGGAGAGAAATGAAGTTTCATCTCTGGTTTGATCCCACCAAAAATTTTCACCATTACGCAATCTTGTGGTCTGTTAAGGAGCTTATGTAAGTCATTTTCTGCTAGTGCTACTACTGCTGCTGCATTATTATGCTCATTAGAAAAATTCACTAATCAGATACTGCAAAACTAGTGTAATTTTTTCTCTTAAAAATCATGCCAACGTAGTCAGCTAACTAATCGTATAGTACTCTTCAACACTTTCCTCGTAACTAAATCGAGCTCTGATGTCTTGTTAAGTATTCAGTTCATCTAAAACCATAAGATGTTAGATGTAGGCTACAGGGACGGGTAATATTTAGAAATTGCTAACAAAGGTACTGCTTAAGTTTCATATAGTATGCACCGAAATATGAATTATTTCAATTCACCGTGTACGGCCAAACCACACAAGCCATAAATTTCAGACAGAAAAGACTTACAAGTTGTTTGATGTTTCCTAACAACAAGATAGTTGGAAATTATTATCCAAGTGGGTACGTTCTTCATTCACAGTAAAAAAATCACTACTTACATGCAGTTTTACACAAGTAAAATTTTTAACTGCATCTGTTAACTGCACATTAGCCTTACAAGAATCACTAATTTGCCTACAGATTTCTGGTTGATGACATTCCAATAAGGAGGTACCCGAGAAAGAGCGCGGCTACATTCCCCCTAAGGCCAATGTGGGTTTACGGATCGATATGGGATGCATCCTCATGGGCAACAGAAGATGGAAAATACAAGGCCAATTATCAGTACCAGCCATTTGTGGGGACATTCACCAACTTCAAGGCCTATGGTTGTTCTGCCTACTCTCCGCGGTGGTGCCGGCCTGCCTCTGCATCTCCCTACCGTTCCGGTGGACTTAGCAATCCGCAGTACAAGGCCATGCATTGGGTACAGAGTCGGTACATGGTCTATGACTATTGCAAGGACAATAAGAGAGACCATTCCAAAACACCAGAATGTTGGATTTAATACTACTTGATTATACAATGTACACTATTAATCCTTGAAATTTACTATTAATTCGATTTCTGCTTTTTGTTTCACTTGTAACATTAAGTATCATAAAGACTTTTCTTGGAGTGTCTAGAGATGGGTCCTGCTGTTTGCTAAAACAATGTAACTGGTAGTTGAGCATCCAAGATACTGAATAGGAAAAATCAAATATGAGATTGTGAGTTGTGTTTTCGTCCATTTGATCGGTACGTATAAGCAGATGGGCTGATGGAGAGGGAGTGAGTGGGGAAGGCCTTAGTTATGGTGTTTGATCGAATGCAATTATTTGTATTTTTCAAGTAAATTTACGAGATTTCTCATTATTTGCTGCGTTGTTTATATTCGTATTGAGTGCTATATGCAGCTTCCTGTTACTGGCATTGTTTAAATTGATTTCAACCATGCAAAATCAGTTTCTCAAATTATAGAAATAAGTATGGAACAAGAAGGTTCACCATACCACGGCTTGCAGGCAGTTCAGTCTTCGATTCACCTTCACATCAACACGGGTGTAATTGTAAACGAACCAAACTGTTAGTGAGCTACACGAGTTCGGCTCGTAAAAAATTCGAATACGGCTCAGAAATAATCGAGCCGGGTTCGAACTTGAGCTTTTGAATTTTCAATTGAGCCGAGCTCAGAACTTCAAATTACTCAACTCGTAAGGTTAGCGAGCCATATCGAGCCTCTAgtattttttagttttttattataaataaatttttaaataattatttaatattttttatattctatttatttattatcgaatcgaactcgagccgaaccaatcatattttgagttctagttaatatttagtcaaatTTATTCCAGctttcgagccgaactcgaggCTACCGAACTTTTTACGAGCCGAACTTCAAATTTGAAATTAAAGGTTCGACCGAGCTCAGGCTCGAGCTTGAGCCCCAACTATTTTAATTGAgctcgagccgagccgagcctGGCTGTGTtcgactcggctcggctcgattaCATCCCTGCTCAGCATCTATTATGGACCAACTATCGGCTGTGAACAGTGTGCA
This portion of the Apium graveolens cultivar Ventura unplaced genomic scaffold, ASM990537v1 ctg4800, whole genome shotgun sequence genome encodes:
- the LOC141702232 gene encoding putative xyloglucan endotransglucosylase/hydrolase protein 32; translated protein: MAFLFLPLVFFTLASIIYVPYSSTAAGGNWPPSPGYWPSSKVRSMRFYQGYRNLWGPSHQKVDNSALTIWLDTTSGSGFKSMRPFRSGYFGTSIKLQPGYTAGVITAFYLSNSEAHPGFHDEVDIEFLGTTFGKPYTLQTNVYIRGSGDGKIIGREMKFHLWFDPTKNFHHYAILWSVKELIFLVDDIPIRRYPRKSAATFPLRPMWVYGSIWDASSWATEDGKYKANYQYQPFVGTFTNFKAYGCSAYSPRWCRPASASPYRSGGLSNPQYKAMHWVQSRYMVYDYCKDNKRDHSKTPECWI